CTGACCTATGCTTTTCCTATGCTTCCTTCAATTTAGAAGCCAACTAATTAAAACAGAGGTATGCTTGGTTCACAGACGATGGACGAATAAAAACGACAAAGGATGGTGACCTAGGTTTTTCTTTTGCTTCCTTCTATTTGAAATTCATCCAATTAAACACACCCAATTTCGTCTCTACCTTAAAGAAGAAACAAACCGGTCaagacttaaaagaaaataaagaaaaaatgtttcaaGAAAAAGGCTCGTAGGTAATTTGTGTCAAATGTGTGAGTTCTTGCGGAGACAAATAAAAGACATTAGGGACACAAATAATGCCTTACCCCAATCCTTGATCTCTCGAGCTAGCTCCTTCCCGGTTTGCACATGTCATTTGATAGCGTACACGACTTGGACCGTTAtggggttacctgcggagagggctccgacgatcaagtcagcaaaaaaGGCTctcaaaaaatcaaatattgtatTAGGGAATTAATGAAAGCATACCCCTTAATTGCTGGGGttcacgtgtatttatagagtcattAATCGTGGCTACCACCTTTATGGACTGGGCCAACACTTGGATTCTAGATGGGCCTAGGCTTGGCCCAGGCCCTGGGTCAACGTATGTTGGTACTAGAGGCCTTATTTGCGATATTCTAAATTAGGTGTTACCGGTTCATTACGTACAGTCCTTTATAGGGGGCGGCTTGGGCCGCTATATTCTACTTGAATGGGTATtgatatattacttttatttatggGGCTATGTCTAGACGGTTTTGGTCGTGTAATTGCCTTAGTCCGCCTAGGTATAATGTGTAagaaaatgtgttgaaataacattttggttttatttatttttgacatATTATATAGGTTTTAGTCTATATTTTGAAATCCGatgaatattaatttttggGTGAGTATGGTGTGCTTAAGTCTTAACGTGTAATGTATATGAGTATGATATATGAAGTCCCAATGTCCGTTAAATCTTCTCCTTCTTTGAGTTCAGAGGTGATGGTTGGCATGACTATGACCATGACCATGACCAACTTCTTCCTAAAGCCCCATCTCATTCCCCTTCCCTCAAAATTCTTGTTCCCTAACACATTCAAACCCTCCCTTGCTCTTTCCCTTACAACAACTTTCTTCATCCCACACTTCTCCACAACCCCTCTCTCCTACGGACCCTCCCTCCGCAAAGGTACCATACCCTCCCACTCCCAATCCCAATCATCCCAAAACCAAAACGATGTCGTCCTCCGGGAAGAAGCCTTCACCCGCGTTTTCCTCCTCGCCGCTCTCCGCATCCCCTCCGCCGAATGCTCCGCCCTCGAAAGCCGCCTCCGCGGCCACCTCCTCAACTGGCCCCGCGTCCGCAACATCGCTCGCGTCCCCGGCGATGACCTCGACCCTAGCCTCGCTCCTCTCTTACCTCAGCCAATTAGTGGCGATGGCGAATTCGAAAACGAAGAAGAAAGAACTCTCGTCTCAGTGCAGCGCCGGATCCATGGCAAGGCCGACGGAGATGGCGACGTTCTGAGTCCCGTTCTGTACCGCGACAAACTGGCAAGGACGTTCAACTCGCGCGGATTCGTAAAGTTCCGGAACCTCGCGAAGATTTCGCGGCCGAACAGGAataagaagaggaagaagaggaaggagGCGATGGAAGTGGAAGACGGTAGGCGCGTGGGGCAGAACGATTTTGCCGTGGTTGAGGTTGttgaggaggaagaagaagaagatagtgTTGGTATGAGGAAGTTGCTAGGAGAAGAATTTGTCAGTAGCAAGTGGAGGGGCTCGACGAGGTTGCTGCTTCTGGACGAACGCTACGCGGGTAGCGGTGTGGAGGAGCTGCCTGAGGCAATTAAGGTGGTGCTTCTGTTGTTTCAGTAGTCACTCTTTTCTATTCTATGAGTTTTCACTTTTTGCATATAAGCCTTTTCTGTGCCAATTGTTGTGTTATCAGTGTGAtttgtttttcaactttttttgtgTACATTGGCGAAGAAAATAGatgattataattataatgattaagGAACGTTTGGATAAACATTTCAGTAAACACTCTTGGGAGTAGCAAAAtgagattgaaaaataaaataaaattctaaaattagtttaacCATAGACATTAACATTTATAGAAGCTGACGTGAGAGAACGTTTACaaattagtttatgtataaACTGGTTTTAGTTTATGAAGGAactcatttaatttttcatttttattttcttgtcttTAAAGTATTATGAAAATGTTTATCCAGACAGGTTCTAGGCATGTTCAAATCATGCATGTGATTGGTGATGCTGTTGGTACAGCGAAGTTCCTTGTAAATGCTCTAGCATTGAATTAGGGAAGTCACATATTTTCTGTTTACAAAGTTGACTAGATTTACTTCTCTGTGTTTAGCCATAATGTAGCTTCCCTTGACAAATTTTTGTGAGAGAGTTGTGTGGGTTCTAATCTGTCATTCATTTGACTGAAGGTATGTATGGTCAAAGAGCAATCATTTTACTTGGTAGTGCACAACCTTATCTAACCCAGTAAGGAgggatttcttttttaatttatcgtGGCAAACACTTCTATGGAACTGGGAGGTTTCTTTTCCTGCTGTTGGTCAAATTGGATGGTCATTAGTAATAAAGGAGGTATTCAATCCATAAATATGCAATACATTGTGATGCTATGGTGTATGTAATCTGAAATCATATTGGTCTAACTGTCATGACCTCTTGTTTGACATTCTTTTTAGTTTATGCTTTACTCAGGCTATCTTGGCCTTGGTGTAAGTTTAGGGTTATTTTGGTAATACTTGCGGAAAGCTTATATTGTTTGTCCTCGAAGTACACAGTACCAATCTTATTTAACCGCTCATCTACAAGTTTCAACAGTGGTAGGTCAAAGGTGAACTAGTGAGCAGTTACCAAACTATATTTAGTTTAGAATTTTCATTAGATACTTATACTATTATTGGCCTGATGTTGGGTATCTCCTCATTTTTCATGCTCCATCTTAGTTTAAAATGGGATAAATCACAATTATgtgcatgttttttttattaataatttttttttctatgtgctTTTGGCATCTAGTATTTTATCCAATCACTTATATTTTCATCCTGTCTATAGGCTGTTTTGAAGGAGTATGCAGAAAAGAGTACAATGTTGACCCTTGAGCTAGTTAGATGCAAGCTGACACTATTCTATGATTACTGGCAGATGACAGAGGTATATTATACCAAGGACACAGTATTATACACATAATCTATGTTTTGGTGTCTACATCTAAGTTTTCCTTTGTACATCCGGGTCACATCTGTGTTGGTCTATCACAATAAAATGAACTTCTCACCCATATGATTGGCTTGACTTGGACATTTACTTCTAATAAAAGTAGCATGACATTTCTGTTTCATTCCATGTTTTTTAACTGCAGGTACAAATTTTGTCATCTTGTGAAGATAGTTTAAAGTTATAGTCGATGTTTGATTTTGTTGGGAAATCCTACTACATCCCCTCAGTTCTTGGAGTGCGACTTATGCTGTTGTTGGGGAAACTTTGTgccaattaattttatttctaataaaaattatatggcAATTCTGTTTCATTCCATGTGTCTATTTTTTAACACAACTAGAAATTTTGTCATCTTTTGAAGATTGGGTTTTAAGTTACAATTGATGTCTGGTTTATATTGTTGGGAAGCTTCATAGCCTGTTTCAATTCTTGGAGGTCAACTTATGGATTTGTTGGAGAAACTTCACTTAGTGCCAATTGATTTTAAAAGGAAATCTGATATGGTATTAGAGCTTATAGCTCATGTTGGTAATTGTCTATTATTTGATTGGCTCACTTGGTTTAGTTGGAATTTTGTGGAGGGGATACGGGAAGTCTCACATCACCTTCCTTAATTGTTCAAGTATAACTTATCTATCTATTGGGAAACTTTGCTTAATGCCATTGGTTTAGTATACATTTTGACATGGTATTAGAGCCTGTAGCTCATCTTGATAATTGCCTATTCTGGTAGACTCTTCAGTTCCGGTAGACATCTAGGGAGAAGGGGTTTTGGGCAGTCCCACATCAGCTCCTGCCTCAAATTTAGAGTGTGGCTTGTGTATTTGTTGAGCAACTTAATTTTATTGCACTTGGTTTTAACATAAAATCTGATATATATATCagcaattatattttaaatttaaattcatattcatGTATGCAACCaagaaacattttttgttaCCAGTTTTACCTGTTTGGTGTTCTTTATTGAACTTCAACttgtgaataaaataaaatgatcaGGTCAATATTATTGTTGCAGGTTTTGGAGACCTTGCTGCCTGAGGGTATGATTATTCCTTCAGCTTTTGAGACTGTTGGTCATATAGCACACTTAAATTTGAGGGAAGAACATTTACCATACAAGAGGCTAATAGCAAAGGtttttgttttagaaataattttttgttattgcaTTAAATGTGAAATGTAAAATGTATTACAAATTCTTATCTTAGTTAATTTATGAAACGCTACTTTCAAATTCAGGTTGTGCTGGATAAAAATAGGCCAAAGATACAATCGGTTGTGAACAAGATTGATTCCATTCAAAATGAGTACAGGACTATGCAGCTTGAGGTTTTAGCAGGGAACCACTCTCTTGTGACTACAGTAGTTGAAAATGGAATTCGCTTTCAGGTTGACTTAGCAACAGTGTATGCTCTTATTTCCATCCCTGACCAACTTAGAAGGCTTGATTTACTAATTGCTCAATTAATGTCATTTCATGAAATTTGTTTGGTATTGTGTAGGCATAACCTTGATGAAATACTCTGATTGTATTCTGTTTATGTAAGACTGGTGAAACAATTATATCCTTACCTGATCTGAAATCTATGTGTAGACTAGGAACCATGTGATAGGTAGAGACCAGCTACAAAGAGAAACTAAAAGGAAGGACTTACGTatgaaaatatttctattacagTATCATCAGAATCAAAGATTCTGGTATATTCTGTGTACAATggtatataaatgaaaaagactGACAGTTCCCATTCCAACCCTAATTCCAGCCTGCCTTCTTGTCTTCTTTGGCTTataatctctctctctctccacaACAAATCCACAATAAGCACTCCCCTCATGCTCTGCTGCTAGGTTTGTAAATAATCTTTCTTTGTCTCTACCTAAAATTGACCAGGTCGTCACACCTTTTACCTCTCCATATATACACCACAGTCATCTTGGGCCGTGGGGCTGCTTCACCATTAAGGGTGTGTTCGCTTGGTAGGATAGATTTAAAAGAGAgtatgaagatgaatttgtgttaATTTGAGTGGATGaatgtgtttttttgagtggatttagagggtaaaaagagtggatttggagatgaattttgtaaaagttagtgagtgattgattgatgtaatagattaaaaaagttttaatagataaaaatttgaaaattactaaaatatccttgatggtaaaaataaaataaaatgataattagatcaattaaaaatattaaaatttaacaatatagtaattatcattaattattatacatatttatatatatttttattattattatttgctttttaaaaacaaacatgGTCCAAAGGAAGAAAAACCATACTGTCATGGATCAAATCCACTCTGCAATGGATTTGGAAGACCcattagtttaataaaaaagtgtATTTGGGACTATCATGGATCGGTTCCGGTTGCCATGGATCGAATCCACTCTCACATTTCCTCATAGATTGGTTCTGTCCTCATGGGATTGGATCCCTCTGCATCTCTTTCCTTTAAATTATTGCTAAAGGCAGACAATTAAAAAACAATggatacaattaaaattttttatgtaactaatattacaattaaaaataattacatagaCATGAGaagtaaaattgtaataaaatattcacaaaaaatagttataaaatcttttaaattttattgttataatcaTACAATACAAACACTCTGAATTTTTCATCTCGACTGTTCATTATGGATAGTTTCTTGTAGATCATGGAAATTAAAAAGTTGGTTGAAGATAAGGTTCCATTGGTTAAAGTGgcaaaaaaatgtatatacaGAAAACAGTTGCAAAACTAATCTCCGATATTCATTGTTATAGATTACTAAGGCATTATCTGTTTAGATTGATTTATACCTTTCAAGTAAAGGTAGACGATGAGCCAAAATCTTATTTAGGAAGGAATAGTTCTGTATTAGgaagtttttaatattaatttcagATTAGGAAATTTTAGGTAATGGCGTTATGTTTGAGTGTTAGATAAGTCAGTGTTGTTAAAAAGCAGTTATGATGGCGTGCCAGGTCTCATGTGGTGCCCATACCAGATGTAGCTACCATGGCAGAAATGGTGGAAATATGGGTTAGGGTTGTTTGACCAGATCCAACCCAGTCCTTAATTAAAAAATCCCCTAGAAAACCAAATCGAGGTCCCAAACATTAAACAAAACTTAAACTGCTTCTGTAATAGGAGGCTTTGATAGCCTAGAATATAATTTGGACAGATACTATTCTGTTTTAGGAAGATTTTaggttattattatattgatttGGATTAGGCAGTTATATGTTATGATTGGTCTGTCCAAGATAGTGAATCTTGGTTATTGGAGGAGTACTAAAGTTGGATATATTCGGGTCTCTGCTGGACACGATACCCATTTAGGGTAAGAAACCTTACTTTGTTTCATCTTACTTGACAAGACCCATTAGCCCTAAATAAAAAGGGTGGATATTAACTGTTTCTAGgttgataaatatatatctacAATATCATTGTAACAACACATTGAATGCTTCTAGCTTAGAGTCTCTCAATATCTTTAACTAGAACAATGATGCTACTGCTACAGTGATATACAGGTTGTGCTAAAGATTTGTAAAAGGCAACTAAGGCATTAGATTGTTATTCTGTGTTTTAAAGGTGGAAACTCTTTGGTAGGGAGACCCTGTTTTTGTACCCAAATCTGGcctaaaaaaacaagattatttCCATTATTATTCTGCGTTTATATCTTGAGTAAAACACTAGATAGGTTGCTTTGTCTCACTGGACCTCAATGTTGTTCAATAAAATAGCGCTTTAATATGGTGTTTTTGACTCCTCTGCCATTGGCAGCTTGTGAAGTGAGGCCAGTTAAAATGCTGGCACAGGCTGCATGTTTATGTGGCAGAACTTTGGCTTTCGGCCATCTGTCATTGATAACCTTACCGGACCTACAGTATTACAGTATTGCATGTGAGTCAGTTACTGGTTTCACCGTTTGCATATACTGATTATTGTTGTGAAATTTCATTCAAGGAATATGGGGTCtaaaataaaaggtaaattaatatctatttttttcaaatttcaaaacatacCCAGGAAAttaggtaaaaaataaattgaagagTATGAATGACCacttttgtttcctttcttctttttgtgcAGATATTGGAGTTCTAGGCTTGGAACTGAAAGACAAAGGCTTCTGAGTGGTTTCACACGGAAAGATGTTGTCTGTATGTGTCTACTCTTGTACAAGATGCATACTTATGTTATCATCACTTTCAATTTCTTTCATTATTGTCTCTTTGATTGTGGAATATAGCTGGTCAGGGCAATCTGATGTCAATTTCTACCCAGATTTAGTACTTATTCTAACAATGTCCATGGAGAGACAGCAACGGAGGATGATGGTTGATGCGGTGGACAACTGCAAATTAAGAATGGAAAAATGATAGAAAAGGGTTCCAAAGATTGATTGATATCTTTGTTGTTCCTGGTTATTTATAGAACAGTACTACATCAGGAATACCAATAGTGTAAAAAGAGAAGACTCTATCTaagtaattaatgttaatagGCAAAACAGCTTTTTGGGACTGACTTCTTAACCTATCTGATGAAGTTGGATAATCAAGATAAATTATTCTAACACATAAGATCATCAAATTCCTATACACAGAATCTGAACGCAAGTATGTCATCGAAGATGTAATTCTTTTGTAGTTTTCCAAATttaattcatgtgcatatcacCTGTTGGATAGTATTTTAGAGAAACTACTTAGACATTGAAATATACAAGACTGGCCAGAGATAAAAAATTCCGGAGGCTTGTTATGAATTTTCCCTAATCATTTGGTTAATTTAGGTAATGAATACCAAGTCTGCACTAACTTCTTTTAAAAGTTGCTGTCAGAGGTTTGAAATATTAACATATCCTTCCCCCTTGCATTATTATGGAATGTTCTTCTTTATGTTAATCGTGACGAAAAGAATATTCAAGGCTTGCTTATACATGCATCAACATTTGACAGGTGATGTTTTCTCGGGAGTTGGTCCCCTAGCCATATCTGCCGCGAGGATAGTTAAGCGTGTTCTTGCTAATGACTTAAATCCATATGCAGTTGAGTATCTGGAAAGAAATAGCGTTCTAAATAAACTTGAGAAGAAGATTAAGGTATGATGCTTGTTCAATGAGTATTTCCTTAAAGATGTTTTATGGACTTTTGCACATGAagatataataatgaaaaaagtaTGTTGGAATTGGAATCCAAATTTGGATTTGCTATTTCTTGGTTCATTCATGTTAAAAAGCTCTGCAAATTAttcttcttcaacatttttGGACTTCTGTAGATTTTTTAAGCATAAAACTGCGGTGAATTATCTTAAAGTGTGAAGTTAAGAAGAATGGACACAAAAACAcacgaaaaaataaaatataaaatggcCTATTAGGATTTGAAATACTGCATCGGGTATGTCATCAGTGTCTTCAGGCACCACTCCTTTCTTGAATTGATCATGATTCATAGGACGTGAGTGATTAATGGTTAAAAAAGACGTGctgattattttaatgtttttcatgAATTGATGGAAAAACCCTGGCCGAAGTTGCATTTGAATCTGCATGTGACAGCAATACTTCTCTTGATGAAATTTTCTGCCAACTAAGGTCATTTGTTTGTTTATCTAGGTCTTCAACATGGATGGGAGAAGGTTCATTAAGTCTCTTTATGCCAGTGATGTTTCTCAGTCCATCACGCAAGTGGTTATGAACTTGCCAAGTGAAGCTGCAGAATTTCTAGGTTGCCTCTCTTGACAAGACCACTATTTCTTtatattgacaatttttttttgcactGTCCAATTTTGATCCATCCCACACTTCTCTTCTGGATGGTACTCTTAAATACGTGGAACTTCTCTTAATTTTTCCTCCAGCAATGGTTGATAGTTTTGGAGGGTAGGGTGAATGGGGGCAAACTGTTTTTTCCTTACTGTCTGGACTATGTTTCAAGTAGTTCTGAGTAGAATGAGGGTTGCAATGGTCTGTTCACTCCTCGTTGCTGCatacatacataaatatattcCTTTATTGAGCGGAATTGTTCGAAACCGCAAAAAGCAGTATGTATAGATAGTTAAAGCCTTGCCAAAAAGAATGTGAAGTTGCATATGATGTTCTCGATTTAACTACAGATCATGAGTCGAAATATTCCTTATGAAGGAGATAGTAAAAGCATTATCACTCGTTCCAATATTCCTACTCtcgttttaatttttttgtcataaGATAATCTTACTCTATAAACCTAATGGGGGTTAGAGTAAAAGCATTAACACTTATGCTAACAAGATACTCCCTCTTTTTTCTTGTCTTGAAAATCTCTCCATATAATTGCTTAATTAATGGCTTGGTCATTGCTTTGCTCTTTGTCTATCTGTTAGTGGAGAATTAGTTTGTCTCTGAATGAGATTAGTCACTAGAGTTGTCTTATGAAGTGAACACGTGCACTGATCAGGACAGTTGGGAGTTGCTGTACTTACTTTCTGTAGGAGTAAACACCGATAATATCTATATTTAATTTCTGAATATGCTTGGCTTCCTCTGCAGATGCATTTCGGGGAATATACAAAAATAGACCCAAGGATGGCGAATATACTTTTCCTATGATCCATGTTTATGGATTCTCCAAAGCGCGAGATCCAGAATTTGATTTTCACGAGGTTGGTCGCTGATATGGTGTATATTTATGTAGGGTCTTTGATTGGACATCGCTAATcacttttatcttttactttGTTGTTGGTGTTATTGTTGTATGTTGAACCTTATTCTAAAGACAACATCTTAAACCTCTTCTGGTGCAGAGAATAAGAATTGCTCTGGTAGAAGTAGCAGTCAACGTAGACGTGCGACGGGTACGACTTGTTGCTCCTGGAAAATGGATGCTGTGCGCATCATTTATTCTCCCT
This region of Vigna unguiculata cultivar IT97K-499-35 chromosome 5, ASM411807v1, whole genome shotgun sequence genomic DNA includes:
- the LOC114185348 gene encoding tRNA (guanine(37)-N1)-methyltransferase 1, with protein sequence MSVKSSPSLSSEVMVGMTMTMTMTNFFLKPHLIPLPSKFLFPNTFKPSLALSLTTTFFIPHFSTTPLSYGPSLRKGTIPSHSQSQSSQNQNDVVLREEAFTRVFLLAALRIPSAECSALESRLRGHLLNWPRVRNIARVPGDDLDPSLAPLLPQPISGDGEFENEEERTLVSVQRRIHGKADGDGDVLSPVLYRDKLARTFNSRGFVKFRNLAKISRPNRNKKRKKRKEAMEVEDGRRVGQNDFAVVEVVEEEEEEDSVGMRKLLGEEFVSSKWRGSTRLLLLDERYAGSGVEELPEAIKAVLKEYAEKSTMLTLELVRCKLTLFYDYWQMTEVLETLLPEGMIIPSAFETVGHIAHLNLREEHLPYKRLIAKVVLDKNRPKIQSVVNKIDSIQNEYRTMQLEVLAGNHSLVTTVVENGIRFQVDLATVYWSSRLGTERQRLLSGFTRKDVVCDVFSGVGPLAISAARIVKRVLANDLNPYAVEYLERNSVLNKLEKKIKVFNMDGRRFIKSLYASDVSQSITQVVMNLPSEAAEFLDAFRGIYKNRPKDGEYTFPMIHVYGFSKARDPEFDFHERIRIALVEVAVNVDVRRVRLVAPGKWMLCASFILPKSVAFANTTVDT